Proteins found in one Mytilus edulis chromosome 2, xbMytEdul2.2, whole genome shotgun sequence genomic segment:
- the LOC139510146 gene encoding serine-rich adhesin for platelets-like isoform X12, whose protein sequence is MIDLFKIKEDFSFMVKEAEPWTLTQFVMWLDLKLSEFKTKGYMVLDHNVKTKPKWLEEDTITSDIAPPPAPCRNCNSSSSTGHAGHAGRDVGQYYSDIHASQPVHQLNAASRIKDKAQQKSTDESENIRGEVGIIDLSHGEMQNRVNNNNFRQNSNQNSAISQSANLRQIPSQGYLKQKNPTASIQRQEKRARTEVIEIDGSSPTEKMFSSNRQEIGKTSTPIVRRAGQLLQKAKNRQALSTGTAIYTSTTTTLTPTFSSSFSSQSTRTASSNRNFALGAPPVSSFLAPPMSSSAFSVSPVTGSQSLDDIIAETVQAVSGQCRLSTEIPPSSQSFSPEPKLPDSSSVKRQTSFQDTTSSNPPSAPTVFPGLSISPNSFSQMVDGQAVPVALHANIDNISRDLSQVSAPSGSNATEVKMETDLNASISDSFSTDAATLQTSLLDTSTDSSLSFQDTSHTSHGPVEPGGVPRPGLIDTETAKAYQMVELVTGSGVYVYDKTISQAFKVGTERDTGTYSGEKMARYLLNVFWSRKDLVGATLSKAGRGKKILNQQIIEAILDFCEKNGQHTRGQARHTLSRSISAETHRMRKKWASKGIFLK, encoded by the exons ATGATTGACCTATTCAAGATCAAAGAAGACTTCTCCTTTATGGTTAAAGAGGCAGAGCCATGGACATTAACACAGTTTGTCATGTGGCTAGATTTGAAACTATCCGAGTTTAAAACCAAGGGATACATGGTGTTAG acCATAATGTAAAAACAAAGCCCAAATGGTTAGAAGAAGACACCATAACATCTGATATTGCACCACCTCCAGCGCCTTGTAGGAATTGTAATTCATCATCATCCACTGGTCATGCTGGTCATGCTGGGCGTGATGTTGGCCAATATTACTCAGATATTCATGCATCACAACCTGTCCATCAGCTGAATGCAGCCTCAAGAATTAAGGACAAGGCTCAGCAGAAGTCAACAGATGAGTCAGAAAATATTCGTGGTGAAGTGGGAATTATAGATCTGTCTCATGGAGAAATGCAGAATAGGGTGAACAATAACAATTTTAGACAGAATTCCAATCAGAACAGTGCAATATCCCAAAGTGCCAATTTGAGACAGATACCTTCACAAGGGTACTTAAAACAAAAAAACCCGACTGCTTCTATTCAAAGACAAGAAAAACGTGCTAGAACTGAAGTTATTGAGATTGATGGATCCTCACCAACAGAGAAAATGTTTTCTTCAAATAGACAAGAAATTGGAAAAACCAGCACTCCAATTGTTAGACGGGCAGGTCAGCTTTTACAAAAGGCCAAAAACAGACAAGCATTGTCAACAGGTACTGCAATATATActtcaacaacaacaacactGACACCTACTTTCTCTTCCAGCTTTAGTTCACAGTCTACAAGGACAGCTAGTTCAAATAGAAATTTTGCTCTTGGAGCACCACCAGTTAGTTCATTTCTAGCACCACCTATGAGTTCATCAGCATTTTCAGTATCACCAGTTACTGGTTCACAATCATTGGATGATATAATTGCAGAGACAGTTCAGGCAGTGTCTGGACAATGCAGATTATCAACAGAAATCCCTCCTTCTAGTCAGTCATTTAGCCCAGAACCGAAACTACCAGATTCCAGTTCTGTGAAACGTCAGACAAGTTTTCAGGACACAACCTCATCTAATCCGCCTTCAGCACCAACTGTGTTCCCTGGATTGTCAATTTCACCAAATTCATTCTCCCAGATGGTTGATGGACAAGCTGTTCCTGTGGCTCTGCATGCCAATATTGACAATATCAGTAGAGATTTGTCACAGGTGTCAGCACCATCAGGTTCTAATGCCACTGAAGTTAAAATGGAAACAGACCTGAATGCCAGTATAAGTGACTCCTTTAGTACAG ATGCAGCAACATTACAAACCTCATTATTAGATACAAGTACAGACTCATCACTCTCATTTCAAGACACATCTCATACATCACATGGTCCTGTAGAGCCTGGTGGAGTCCCTAGACCAGGTCTGATTGACACAGAGACTGCAAAGGCTTATCAG atgGTAGAACTTGTAACAGGTAGTGGTGTGTATgtttatgataaaacaatatcACAAGCTTTTAAGGTGGGAACTGAGAGAGATACAGGTACATACAGTGGTGAAAAAATGGCAAGATATTTATTAAATGTATTCTGGTCTCGGAAGGATCTAGTTGGTGCTACTTTATCAAAGGCTGGTCGAGGGAAAAAAATACTTAATCAACAGATTATTGAAGCAATACTAG actTTTGTGAAAAAAATGGTCAACACACACGTGGACAAGCACGACATACACTTTCACGTAGCATTTCTGCAGAAACTCATCGAATGAGAAAAAAATGGGCTTCAAAAGGAATATTTCTAAAGTGA
- the LOC139510146 gene encoding serine-rich adhesin for platelets-like isoform X13: MIDLFKIKEDFSFMVKEAEPWTLTQFVMWLDLKLSEFKTKGYMVLDHNVKTKPKWLEEDTITSDIAPPPAPCRNCNSSSSTGHAGHAGRDVGQYYSDIHASQPVHQLNAASRIKDKAQQKSTDESENIRGEVGIIDLSHGEMQNRVNNNNFRQNSNQNSAISQSANLRQIPSQGYLKQKNPTASIQRQEKRARTEVIEIDGSSPTEKMFSSNRQEIGKTSTPIVRRAGQLLQKAKNRQALSTGTAIYTSTTTTLTPTFSSSFSSQSTRTASSNRNFALGAPPVSSFLAPPMSSSAFSVSPVTGSQSLDDIIAETVQAVSGQCRLSTEIPPSSQSFSPEPKLPDSSSVKRQTSFQDTTSSNPPSAPTVFPGLSISPNSFSQMVDGQAVPVALHANIDNISRDLSQVSAPSGSNATEVKMETDLNASISDSFSTDAATLQTSLLDTSTDSSLSFQDTSHTSHGPVEPGGVPRPGLIDTETAKAYQMVELVTGSGVYVYDKTISQAFKVGTERDTGTYSGEKMARYLLNVFWSRKDLVGATLSKAGRGKKILNQQIIEAILDFCESNSQQTHTRAKARRAMHNSITSTRWHANHRLRLQYHD; encoded by the exons ATGATTGACCTATTCAAGATCAAAGAAGACTTCTCCTTTATGGTTAAAGAGGCAGAGCCATGGACATTAACACAGTTTGTCATGTGGCTAGATTTGAAACTATCCGAGTTTAAAACCAAGGGATACATGGTGTTAG acCATAATGTAAAAACAAAGCCCAAATGGTTAGAAGAAGACACCATAACATCTGATATTGCACCACCTCCAGCGCCTTGTAGGAATTGTAATTCATCATCATCCACTGGTCATGCTGGTCATGCTGGGCGTGATGTTGGCCAATATTACTCAGATATTCATGCATCACAACCTGTCCATCAGCTGAATGCAGCCTCAAGAATTAAGGACAAGGCTCAGCAGAAGTCAACAGATGAGTCAGAAAATATTCGTGGTGAAGTGGGAATTATAGATCTGTCTCATGGAGAAATGCAGAATAGGGTGAACAATAACAATTTTAGACAGAATTCCAATCAGAACAGTGCAATATCCCAAAGTGCCAATTTGAGACAGATACCTTCACAAGGGTACTTAAAACAAAAAAACCCGACTGCTTCTATTCAAAGACAAGAAAAACGTGCTAGAACTGAAGTTATTGAGATTGATGGATCCTCACCAACAGAGAAAATGTTTTCTTCAAATAGACAAGAAATTGGAAAAACCAGCACTCCAATTGTTAGACGGGCAGGTCAGCTTTTACAAAAGGCCAAAAACAGACAAGCATTGTCAACAGGTACTGCAATATATActtcaacaacaacaacactGACACCTACTTTCTCTTCCAGCTTTAGTTCACAGTCTACAAGGACAGCTAGTTCAAATAGAAATTTTGCTCTTGGAGCACCACCAGTTAGTTCATTTCTAGCACCACCTATGAGTTCATCAGCATTTTCAGTATCACCAGTTACTGGTTCACAATCATTGGATGATATAATTGCAGAGACAGTTCAGGCAGTGTCTGGACAATGCAGATTATCAACAGAAATCCCTCCTTCTAGTCAGTCATTTAGCCCAGAACCGAAACTACCAGATTCCAGTTCTGTGAAACGTCAGACAAGTTTTCAGGACACAACCTCATCTAATCCGCCTTCAGCACCAACTGTGTTCCCTGGATTGTCAATTTCACCAAATTCATTCTCCCAGATGGTTGATGGACAAGCTGTTCCTGTGGCTCTGCATGCCAATATTGACAATATCAGTAGAGATTTGTCACAGGTGTCAGCACCATCAGGTTCTAATGCCACTGAAGTTAAAATGGAAACAGACCTGAATGCCAGTATAAGTGACTCCTTTAGTACAG ATGCAGCAACATTACAAACCTCATTATTAGATACAAGTACAGACTCATCACTCTCATTTCAAGACACATCTCATACATCACATGGTCCTGTAGAGCCTGGTGGAGTCCCTAGACCAGGTCTGATTGACACAGAGACTGCAAAGGCTTATCAG atgGTAGAACTTGTAACAGGTAGTGGTGTGTATgtttatgataaaacaatatcACAAGCTTTTAAGGTGGGAACTGAGAGAGATACAGGTACATACAGTGGTGAAAAAATGGCAAGATATTTATTAAATGTATTCTGGTCTCGGAAGGATCTAGTTGGTGCTACTTTATCAAAGGCTGGTCGAGGGAAAAAAATACTTAATCAACAGATTATTGAAGCAATACTAG
- the LOC139510146 gene encoding serine-rich adhesin for platelets-like isoform X14, protein MIDLFKIKEDFSFMVKEAEPWTLTQFVMWLDLKLSEFKTKGYMVLDHNVKTKPKWLEEDTITSDIAPPPAPCRNCNSSSSTGHAGHAGRDVGQYYSDIHASQPVHQLNAASRIKDKAQQKSTDESENIRGEVGIIDLSHGEMQNRVNNNNFRQNSNQNSAISQSANLRQIPSQGYLKQKNPTASIQRQEKRARTEVIEIDGSSPTEKMFSSNRQEIGKTSTPIVRRAGQLLQKAKNRQALSTGTAIYTSTTTTLTPTFSSSFSSQSTRTASSNRNFALGAPPVSSFLAPPMSSSAFSVSPVTGSQSLDDIIAETVQAVSGQCRLSTEIPPSSQSFSPEPKLPDSSSVKRQTSFQDTTSSNPPSAPTVFPGLSISPNSFSQMVDGQAVPVALHANIDNISRDLSQVSAPSGSNATEVKMETDLNASISDSFSTDAATLQTSLLDTSTDSSLSFQDTSHTSHGPVEPGGVPRPGLIDTETAKAYQMVELVTGSGVYVYDKTISQAFKVGTERDTGTYSGEKMARYLLNVFWSRKDLVGATLSKAGRGKKILNQQIIEAILDFCEQYSRHRRVEVRQTLYRSVSSETHRIRKMMSQRGMMI, encoded by the exons ATGATTGACCTATTCAAGATCAAAGAAGACTTCTCCTTTATGGTTAAAGAGGCAGAGCCATGGACATTAACACAGTTTGTCATGTGGCTAGATTTGAAACTATCCGAGTTTAAAACCAAGGGATACATGGTGTTAG acCATAATGTAAAAACAAAGCCCAAATGGTTAGAAGAAGACACCATAACATCTGATATTGCACCACCTCCAGCGCCTTGTAGGAATTGTAATTCATCATCATCCACTGGTCATGCTGGTCATGCTGGGCGTGATGTTGGCCAATATTACTCAGATATTCATGCATCACAACCTGTCCATCAGCTGAATGCAGCCTCAAGAATTAAGGACAAGGCTCAGCAGAAGTCAACAGATGAGTCAGAAAATATTCGTGGTGAAGTGGGAATTATAGATCTGTCTCATGGAGAAATGCAGAATAGGGTGAACAATAACAATTTTAGACAGAATTCCAATCAGAACAGTGCAATATCCCAAAGTGCCAATTTGAGACAGATACCTTCACAAGGGTACTTAAAACAAAAAAACCCGACTGCTTCTATTCAAAGACAAGAAAAACGTGCTAGAACTGAAGTTATTGAGATTGATGGATCCTCACCAACAGAGAAAATGTTTTCTTCAAATAGACAAGAAATTGGAAAAACCAGCACTCCAATTGTTAGACGGGCAGGTCAGCTTTTACAAAAGGCCAAAAACAGACAAGCATTGTCAACAGGTACTGCAATATATActtcaacaacaacaacactGACACCTACTTTCTCTTCCAGCTTTAGTTCACAGTCTACAAGGACAGCTAGTTCAAATAGAAATTTTGCTCTTGGAGCACCACCAGTTAGTTCATTTCTAGCACCACCTATGAGTTCATCAGCATTTTCAGTATCACCAGTTACTGGTTCACAATCATTGGATGATATAATTGCAGAGACAGTTCAGGCAGTGTCTGGACAATGCAGATTATCAACAGAAATCCCTCCTTCTAGTCAGTCATTTAGCCCAGAACCGAAACTACCAGATTCCAGTTCTGTGAAACGTCAGACAAGTTTTCAGGACACAACCTCATCTAATCCGCCTTCAGCACCAACTGTGTTCCCTGGATTGTCAATTTCACCAAATTCATTCTCCCAGATGGTTGATGGACAAGCTGTTCCTGTGGCTCTGCATGCCAATATTGACAATATCAGTAGAGATTTGTCACAGGTGTCAGCACCATCAGGTTCTAATGCCACTGAAGTTAAAATGGAAACAGACCTGAATGCCAGTATAAGTGACTCCTTTAGTACAG ATGCAGCAACATTACAAACCTCATTATTAGATACAAGTACAGACTCATCACTCTCATTTCAAGACACATCTCATACATCACATGGTCCTGTAGAGCCTGGTGGAGTCCCTAGACCAGGTCTGATTGACACAGAGACTGCAAAGGCTTATCAG atgGTAGAACTTGTAACAGGTAGTGGTGTGTATgtttatgataaaacaatatcACAAGCTTTTAAGGTGGGAACTGAGAGAGATACAGGTACATACAGTGGTGAAAAAATGGCAAGATATTTATTAAATGTATTCTGGTCTCGGAAGGATCTAGTTGGTGCTACTTTATCAAAGGCTGGTCGAGGGAAAAAAATACTTAATCAACAGATTATTGAAGCAATACTAG ACTTTTGTGAACAATATAGTCGACATAGGAGGGTGGAAGTGAGGCAAACATTATATCGTAGTGTGTCTTCTGAAACTCATAGAATTAGAAAAATGATGAGTCAAAGAGGAATGATGATTTGA
- the LOC139510146 gene encoding serine-rich adhesin for platelets-like isoform X1, whose protein sequence is MIDLFKIKEDFSFMVKEAEPWTLTQFVMWLDLKLSEFKTKGYMVLDHNVKTKPKWLEEDTITSDIAPPPAPCRNCNSSSSTGHAGHAGRDVGQYYSDIHASQPVHQLNAASRIKDKAQQKSTDESENIRGEVGIIDLSHGEMQNRVNNNNFRQNSNQNSAISQSANLRQIPSQGYLKQKNPTASIQRQEKRARTEVIEIDGSSPTEKMFSSNRQEIGKTSTPIVRRAGQLLQKAKNRQALSTGTAIYTSTTTTLTPTFSSSFSSQSTRTASSNRNFALGAPPVSSFLAPPMSSSAFSVSPVTGSQSLDDIIAETVQAVSGQCRLSTEIPPSSQSFSPEPKLPDSSSVKRQTSFQDTTSSNPPSAPTVFPGLSISPNSFSQMVDGQAVPVALHANIDNISRDLSQVSAPSGSNATEVKMETDLNASISDSFSTDAATLQTSLLDTSTDSSLSFQDTSHTSHGPVEPGGVPRPGLIDTETAKAYQMVELVTGSGVYVYDKTISQAFKVGTERDTGTYSGEKMARYLLNVFWSRKDLVGATLSKAGRGKKILNQQIIEAILDFCASNGQHTKSKCKEALYRSLTARTCKEKQKLKKYKEFMHRLQHF, encoded by the exons ATGATTGACCTATTCAAGATCAAAGAAGACTTCTCCTTTATGGTTAAAGAGGCAGAGCCATGGACATTAACACAGTTTGTCATGTGGCTAGATTTGAAACTATCCGAGTTTAAAACCAAGGGATACATGGTGTTAG acCATAATGTAAAAACAAAGCCCAAATGGTTAGAAGAAGACACCATAACATCTGATATTGCACCACCTCCAGCGCCTTGTAGGAATTGTAATTCATCATCATCCACTGGTCATGCTGGTCATGCTGGGCGTGATGTTGGCCAATATTACTCAGATATTCATGCATCACAACCTGTCCATCAGCTGAATGCAGCCTCAAGAATTAAGGACAAGGCTCAGCAGAAGTCAACAGATGAGTCAGAAAATATTCGTGGTGAAGTGGGAATTATAGATCTGTCTCATGGAGAAATGCAGAATAGGGTGAACAATAACAATTTTAGACAGAATTCCAATCAGAACAGTGCAATATCCCAAAGTGCCAATTTGAGACAGATACCTTCACAAGGGTACTTAAAACAAAAAAACCCGACTGCTTCTATTCAAAGACAAGAAAAACGTGCTAGAACTGAAGTTATTGAGATTGATGGATCCTCACCAACAGAGAAAATGTTTTCTTCAAATAGACAAGAAATTGGAAAAACCAGCACTCCAATTGTTAGACGGGCAGGTCAGCTTTTACAAAAGGCCAAAAACAGACAAGCATTGTCAACAGGTACTGCAATATATActtcaacaacaacaacactGACACCTACTTTCTCTTCCAGCTTTAGTTCACAGTCTACAAGGACAGCTAGTTCAAATAGAAATTTTGCTCTTGGAGCACCACCAGTTAGTTCATTTCTAGCACCACCTATGAGTTCATCAGCATTTTCAGTATCACCAGTTACTGGTTCACAATCATTGGATGATATAATTGCAGAGACAGTTCAGGCAGTGTCTGGACAATGCAGATTATCAACAGAAATCCCTCCTTCTAGTCAGTCATTTAGCCCAGAACCGAAACTACCAGATTCCAGTTCTGTGAAACGTCAGACAAGTTTTCAGGACACAACCTCATCTAATCCGCCTTCAGCACCAACTGTGTTCCCTGGATTGTCAATTTCACCAAATTCATTCTCCCAGATGGTTGATGGACAAGCTGTTCCTGTGGCTCTGCATGCCAATATTGACAATATCAGTAGAGATTTGTCACAGGTGTCAGCACCATCAGGTTCTAATGCCACTGAAGTTAAAATGGAAACAGACCTGAATGCCAGTATAAGTGACTCCTTTAGTACAG ATGCAGCAACATTACAAACCTCATTATTAGATACAAGTACAGACTCATCACTCTCATTTCAAGACACATCTCATACATCACATGGTCCTGTAGAGCCTGGTGGAGTCCCTAGACCAGGTCTGATTGACACAGAGACTGCAAAGGCTTATCAG atgGTAGAACTTGTAACAGGTAGTGGTGTGTATgtttatgataaaacaatatcACAAGCTTTTAAGGTGGGAACTGAGAGAGATACAGGTACATACAGTGGTGAAAAAATGGCAAGATATTTATTAAATGTATTCTGGTCTCGGAAGGATCTAGTTGGTGCTACTTTATCAAAGGCTGGTCGAGGGAAAAAAATACTTAATCAACAGATTATTGAAGCAATACTAG atttctGTGCCAGTAATGGACAGCATACCAAATCCAAGTGTAAGGAGGCTCTTTATCGTAGTTTGACTGCAAGAACttgcaaagaaaaacaaaaattgaagaaatataaGGAGTTTATGCATCGTTTGCAACACTTCTGA
- the LOC139510146 gene encoding serine-rich adhesin for platelets-like isoform X5, with amino-acid sequence MIDLFKIKEDFSFMVKEAEPWTLTQFVMWLDLKLSEFKTKGYMVLDHNVKTKPKWLEEDTITSDIAPPPAPCRNCNSSSSTGHAGHAGRDVGQYYSDIHASQPVHQLNAASRIKDKAQQKSTDESENIRGEVGIIDLSHGEMQNRVNNNNFRQNSNQNSAISQSANLRQIPSQGYLKQKNPTASIQRQEKRARTEVIEIDGSSPTEKMFSSNRQEIGKTSTPIVRRAGQLLQKAKNRQALSTGTAIYTSTTTTLTPTFSSSFSSQSTRTASSNRNFALGAPPVSSFLAPPMSSSAFSVSPVTGSQSLDDIIAETVQAVSGQCRLSTEIPPSSQSFSPEPKLPDSSSVKRQTSFQDTTSSNPPSAPTVFPGLSISPNSFSQMVDGQAVPVALHANIDNISRDLSQVSAPSGSNATEVKMETDLNASISDSFSTDAATLQTSLLDTSTDSSLSFQDTSHTSHGPVEPGGVPRPGLIDTETAKAYQMVELVTGSGVYVYDKTISQAFKVGTERDTGTYSGEKMARYLLNVFWSRKDLVGATLSKAGRGKKILNQQIIEAILDFCSANSRHSRGKVRHCIATSITSATCQAKQKIKKLIANQQQNK; translated from the exons ATGATTGACCTATTCAAGATCAAAGAAGACTTCTCCTTTATGGTTAAAGAGGCAGAGCCATGGACATTAACACAGTTTGTCATGTGGCTAGATTTGAAACTATCCGAGTTTAAAACCAAGGGATACATGGTGTTAG acCATAATGTAAAAACAAAGCCCAAATGGTTAGAAGAAGACACCATAACATCTGATATTGCACCACCTCCAGCGCCTTGTAGGAATTGTAATTCATCATCATCCACTGGTCATGCTGGTCATGCTGGGCGTGATGTTGGCCAATATTACTCAGATATTCATGCATCACAACCTGTCCATCAGCTGAATGCAGCCTCAAGAATTAAGGACAAGGCTCAGCAGAAGTCAACAGATGAGTCAGAAAATATTCGTGGTGAAGTGGGAATTATAGATCTGTCTCATGGAGAAATGCAGAATAGGGTGAACAATAACAATTTTAGACAGAATTCCAATCAGAACAGTGCAATATCCCAAAGTGCCAATTTGAGACAGATACCTTCACAAGGGTACTTAAAACAAAAAAACCCGACTGCTTCTATTCAAAGACAAGAAAAACGTGCTAGAACTGAAGTTATTGAGATTGATGGATCCTCACCAACAGAGAAAATGTTTTCTTCAAATAGACAAGAAATTGGAAAAACCAGCACTCCAATTGTTAGACGGGCAGGTCAGCTTTTACAAAAGGCCAAAAACAGACAAGCATTGTCAACAGGTACTGCAATATATActtcaacaacaacaacactGACACCTACTTTCTCTTCCAGCTTTAGTTCACAGTCTACAAGGACAGCTAGTTCAAATAGAAATTTTGCTCTTGGAGCACCACCAGTTAGTTCATTTCTAGCACCACCTATGAGTTCATCAGCATTTTCAGTATCACCAGTTACTGGTTCACAATCATTGGATGATATAATTGCAGAGACAGTTCAGGCAGTGTCTGGACAATGCAGATTATCAACAGAAATCCCTCCTTCTAGTCAGTCATTTAGCCCAGAACCGAAACTACCAGATTCCAGTTCTGTGAAACGTCAGACAAGTTTTCAGGACACAACCTCATCTAATCCGCCTTCAGCACCAACTGTGTTCCCTGGATTGTCAATTTCACCAAATTCATTCTCCCAGATGGTTGATGGACAAGCTGTTCCTGTGGCTCTGCATGCCAATATTGACAATATCAGTAGAGATTTGTCACAGGTGTCAGCACCATCAGGTTCTAATGCCACTGAAGTTAAAATGGAAACAGACCTGAATGCCAGTATAAGTGACTCCTTTAGTACAG ATGCAGCAACATTACAAACCTCATTATTAGATACAAGTACAGACTCATCACTCTCATTTCAAGACACATCTCATACATCACATGGTCCTGTAGAGCCTGGTGGAGTCCCTAGACCAGGTCTGATTGACACAGAGACTGCAAAGGCTTATCAG atgGTAGAACTTGTAACAGGTAGTGGTGTGTATgtttatgataaaacaatatcACAAGCTTTTAAGGTGGGAACTGAGAGAGATACAGGTACATACAGTGGTGAAAAAATGGCAAGATATTTATTAAATGTATTCTGGTCTCGGAAGGATCTAGTTGGTGCTACTTTATCAAAGGCTGGTCGAGGGAAAAAAATACTTAATCAACAGATTATTGAAGCAATACTAG ATTTCTGTTCTGCAAATAGCCGTCATTCAAGAGGGAAAGTAAGACATTGCATCGCTACCAGTATAACATCAGCAACATGtcaagcaaaacaaaagataaagaAGCTGATTGCTAATCAGCAACAAAATAAGTGA
- the LOC139510146 gene encoding serine-rich adhesin for platelets-like isoform X4, protein MIDLFKIKEDFSFMVKEAEPWTLTQFVMWLDLKLSEFKTKGYMVLDHNVKTKPKWLEEDTITSDIAPPPAPCRNCNSSSSTGHAGHAGRDVGQYYSDIHASQPVHQLNAASRIKDKAQQKSTDESENIRGEVGIIDLSHGEMQNRVNNNNFRQNSNQNSAISQSANLRQIPSQGYLKQKNPTASIQRQEKRARTEVIEIDGSSPTEKMFSSNRQEIGKTSTPIVRRAGQLLQKAKNRQALSTGTAIYTSTTTTLTPTFSSSFSSQSTRTASSNRNFALGAPPVSSFLAPPMSSSAFSVSPVTGSQSLDDIIAETVQAVSGQCRLSTEIPPSSQSFSPEPKLPDSSSVKRQTSFQDTTSSNPPSAPTVFPGLSISPNSFSQMVDGQAVPVALHANIDNISRDLSQVSAPSGSNATEVKMETDLNASISDSFSTDAATLQTSLLDTSTDSSLSFQDTSHTSHGPVEPGGVPRPGLIDTETAKAYQMVELVTGSGVYVYDKTISQAFKVGTERDTGTYSGEKMARYLLNVFWSRKDLVGATLSKAGRGKKILNQQIIEAILVFCTSYGRHSRPKVRKAVCDYICIATWRAKQKLLKNSKTYHEKQF, encoded by the exons ATGATTGACCTATTCAAGATCAAAGAAGACTTCTCCTTTATGGTTAAAGAGGCAGAGCCATGGACATTAACACAGTTTGTCATGTGGCTAGATTTGAAACTATCCGAGTTTAAAACCAAGGGATACATGGTGTTAG acCATAATGTAAAAACAAAGCCCAAATGGTTAGAAGAAGACACCATAACATCTGATATTGCACCACCTCCAGCGCCTTGTAGGAATTGTAATTCATCATCATCCACTGGTCATGCTGGTCATGCTGGGCGTGATGTTGGCCAATATTACTCAGATATTCATGCATCACAACCTGTCCATCAGCTGAATGCAGCCTCAAGAATTAAGGACAAGGCTCAGCAGAAGTCAACAGATGAGTCAGAAAATATTCGTGGTGAAGTGGGAATTATAGATCTGTCTCATGGAGAAATGCAGAATAGGGTGAACAATAACAATTTTAGACAGAATTCCAATCAGAACAGTGCAATATCCCAAAGTGCCAATTTGAGACAGATACCTTCACAAGGGTACTTAAAACAAAAAAACCCGACTGCTTCTATTCAAAGACAAGAAAAACGTGCTAGAACTGAAGTTATTGAGATTGATGGATCCTCACCAACAGAGAAAATGTTTTCTTCAAATAGACAAGAAATTGGAAAAACCAGCACTCCAATTGTTAGACGGGCAGGTCAGCTTTTACAAAAGGCCAAAAACAGACAAGCATTGTCAACAGGTACTGCAATATATActtcaacaacaacaacactGACACCTACTTTCTCTTCCAGCTTTAGTTCACAGTCTACAAGGACAGCTAGTTCAAATAGAAATTTTGCTCTTGGAGCACCACCAGTTAGTTCATTTCTAGCACCACCTATGAGTTCATCAGCATTTTCAGTATCACCAGTTACTGGTTCACAATCATTGGATGATATAATTGCAGAGACAGTTCAGGCAGTGTCTGGACAATGCAGATTATCAACAGAAATCCCTCCTTCTAGTCAGTCATTTAGCCCAGAACCGAAACTACCAGATTCCAGTTCTGTGAAACGTCAGACAAGTTTTCAGGACACAACCTCATCTAATCCGCCTTCAGCACCAACTGTGTTCCCTGGATTGTCAATTTCACCAAATTCATTCTCCCAGATGGTTGATGGACAAGCTGTTCCTGTGGCTCTGCATGCCAATATTGACAATATCAGTAGAGATTTGTCACAGGTGTCAGCACCATCAGGTTCTAATGCCACTGAAGTTAAAATGGAAACAGACCTGAATGCCAGTATAAGTGACTCCTTTAGTACAG ATGCAGCAACATTACAAACCTCATTATTAGATACAAGTACAGACTCATCACTCTCATTTCAAGACACATCTCATACATCACATGGTCCTGTAGAGCCTGGTGGAGTCCCTAGACCAGGTCTGATTGACACAGAGACTGCAAAGGCTTATCAG atgGTAGAACTTGTAACAGGTAGTGGTGTGTATgtttatgataaaacaatatcACAAGCTTTTAAGGTGGGAACTGAGAGAGATACAGGTACATACAGTGGTGAAAAAATGGCAAGATATTTATTAAATGTATTCTGGTCTCGGAAGGATCTAGTTGGTGCTACTTTATCAAAGGCTGGTCGAGGGAAAAAAATACTTAATCAACAGATTATTGAAGCAATACTAG